A genomic region of Fusarium falciforme chromosome 4, complete sequence contains the following coding sequences:
- a CDS encoding DNA primase — protein MSSPANVKDEPVEEAGISNGTAPPAPEADANMADAEDTKKDVKQLEDLFEDVDSDDEFPSSAPPQESSQVASGPADVMSMRASDPEVMRSFYQRLFPWRYLFQWLNHSPTPTNDFGNREFAFTLSNDAYLRYQSFPTADMLRKDVLRLMPSRFEIGPVYTTNPRDRKTLVKSSGFKPLAKELCFDIDLTDYDDVRTCCDKANICNKCWQFMTMAIKVLDAALREDFGFKHIMWVYSGRRGAHAWVCDKKVRSMDDQKRRAIAGYLEVVKGGAQSGKKVNVRRPLHPHLARSLEILKTHFQEDVLDVQDPWASTEQAEKLLQLLPNQNLNESLRRKWDAAPGRASASKWADIDAVAKSGASKNLDARQLLEAKQDIVLEYTYPRLDIEVSKKLNHLLKSPFVVHPGTGRVCVPINTKNLEDFDPLGVPTVQGLLAEIDAWKGDEDEEANKSTADWEKTSLKPYIEQFRHFVNGLMKDEKDVKVKREREDTSMEF, from the exons ATGTCATCTCCAGCCAACGTTAAGGACGAGCCGGTGGAGGAGGCGGGTATCTCCAATGGAACAGCGCCGCCAGCACCGGAAGCTGATGCCAACATGGCCGATGCTGAAGACACCAAGAAGGATgtcaagcagctcgaggaTCTGTTTGAAGATGTGGATTCGGATGATGAGTTCCCTAGCTCTGCGCCTCCACAGGAGAGCTCCCAGGTTGCTTCAGGGCCAGC TGATGTCATGTCCATGAGGGCTTCAGACCCAGAAGTCATGCGCAGTTTCTACCAGCGACTATTCCCCTGGCGATACCTCTTTCAGTGGCTCAACCACAGCCCGACACCTACCAACGACTTTGGCAACCGAGAATTCGCCTTTACCCTTTCGAACGATGCCTATCTTCGATACCAATCTTTCCCTACAGCCGACAT GCTTCGCAAGGACGTCCTACGGTTGATGCCCTCACGTTTCGAAATCGGCCCCGTCTACACCACCAACCCCCGCGACCGCAAGACCCTCGTCAAGTCGTCTGGTTTCAAACCCCTCGCCAAGGAACTCTGCTTCGATATCGATTTGACAGACTACGACGATGTGCGAACGTGCTGCGACAAGGCCAACATCTGCAACAAGTGCTGGCAGTTCATGACCATGGCGATCAAGGTCCTCGACGCCGCGCTGCGGGAGGACTTTGGCTTCAAGCACATCATGTGGGTGTACTCTGGTCGAAGAGGTGCCCACGCTTGGGTGTGCGACAAGAAGGTTCGGAGCATGGATGATCAGAAGAGGAGGGCGATTGCAGGTTATCTCGAGGTGGTCAAGGGAGGTGCTCAGAGTGGGAAGAAGGTTAATGTGAGGAGGCCGCTACACCCTCACTTGGC GCGAAGTTTGGAGATTCTCAAGACTCACTTCCAAGAGGATGTCCTGGATGTGCAAGACCCTTGGGCTTCTACTGAACAAGCCGAGAAGTTGCTACAACTCCTCCCCAACCAAAACCTCAACGAGTCTCTCCGAAGAAAGTGGGACGCTGCCCCTGGCCGTGCCTCGGCGTCAAAATGGGCCGACATTGATGCCGTGGCCAAGTCGGGCGCCAGCAAGAACCTCGACGCCAGGCAACTCCTGGAAGCCAAGCAGGACATTGTCCTGGAGTACACCTATCCTCGACTGGATATCGAAGTCAGCAAGAAACTCAACCATTTGCTCAAGAGTCCCTTTGTCGTTCACCCCGGCACCGGTCGCGTTTGTGtacccatcaacaccaagaacctCGAGGACTTTGATCCCCTAGGCGTACCTACGGTTCAAGGCCTTCTGGCAGAGATTGACGCCTGGAagggtgatgaggatgaggaggccaACAAAAGCACGGCGGATTGGGAAAAGACAAGCTTGAAGCCGTATATCGAGCAGTTTAGACATTTTGTCAATGGGCTAATGAAGGATGAGAAGGATGTCAAGGTGAAGCGGGAGCGCGAGGATACCAGTATGGAGTTTTGA
- a CDS encoding TRNA (guanine(9)-N1)-methyltransferase: MDTDSTERPLMDQDAKEVSDDTKTAAPSEASVLPQKRPAEDDTPPMSKNALKRLRKQQEWEAGKEDRKQKRKENRQARRVRKREEKAALVAQGIDPDAQKTQKPPSVSVPVSLIFDCDFEQYMMDKELVSLGSQITRSYSENKNARFRTHMFVSGWNGKLAARFHEVLEDKHKNWKGIDFLEGDFIACAEEARKKMQENGGKMIDPLQKSLDEKVPWERDERDPFPMPDPEPEPREEYKDIVYLSSDSPYTLERLEPNTSYVIGGLVDKNREKGLCYKRARQLGIRTARLPIGQYMVMASRQVLATNHVVEIMLKWLEYENWGDAFLSVIPKRKGGQLRQQEGASGEVDEDEGEEGEGEAQEPVPEVETEEAASKP; encoded by the coding sequence TGGACACAGATTCAACAGAGAGGCCTCTCATGGATCAAGATGCCAAGGAAGTGAGCGACGACACCAAGACCGCCGCACCCTCAGAAGCCTCAGTCCTTCCTCAAAAGCGACCGGCCGAAGATGACACTCCCCCCATGTCCAAGAACGCCCTCAAGCGCCTGAGGAAACAGCAAGAATGGGAGGCCGGCAAGGAGGACCGCAAgcagaagcgcaaggagaaCCGCCAGGCCCGCCGCGTCCGCAAGCGCGAGGAAAAGGCCGCCCTCGTCGCCCAGGGCATCGACCCGGACGCCCAGAAGACCCAGAAGCCCCCCTCGGTCAGCGTCCCCGTCTCGCTCATCTTTGACTGCGACTTTGAGCAGTACATGATGGACAAAGAGCTCGTGTCGCTCGGGAGCCAGATCACCAGGTCGTACTCGGAGAACAAGAATGCTCGCTTCCGCACGCACATGTTTGTTTCTGGGTGGAACGGGAAGCTGGCTGCGCGTTTCCATGAGGTGCTTGAGGACAAGCACAAGAACTGGAAGGGCATTGACTTCCTCGAAGGGGATTTTATTGCTTGCGCCGAAGAGGCGCGTAAGAAGATGCAAGAAAACGGCGGCAAGATGATCGACCCCCTGCAAAAGAGCCTTGACGAAAAGGTCCCCTGGGAGAGGGACGAGAGGGACCCCTTCCCCATGCCCGaccctgagcctgagccgcGAGAAGAGTACAAGGACATTGTGTACCTGTCCTCCGACTCTCCGTACACGCTCGAGCGGCTCGAGCCCAACACGAGCTACGTCATCGGCGGGCTCGTCGACAAGAACCGCGAAAAGGGACTGTGCTACAAGCGGGCGCGGCAGCTTGGCATCCGGACCGCTCGGCTGCCCATCGGCCAGtacatggtgatggcgagcCGGCAGGTGCTCGCGACGAACCACGTCGTCGAGATCATGCTCAAGTGGCTCGAGTACGAGAACTGGGGTGATGCATTCCTTAGTGTCATCCCCAAACGGAAGGGAGGACAGCTGAGGCAGCAGGAGGGTGCTTCAGGGGAGGtggacgaagatgagggcgaggagggtgagggtgaAGCTCAAGAGCCTGTCCCTGAAGTTGAGACCGAAGAAGCTGCTTCAAAACCATAG